DNA sequence from the Selenomonas timonae genome:
AAGATAGCCATGAGTATGCTCCTTTCACCTTACAGGCGGCGTGCGCCGTCCGCAATATTTGCCACGTAGAAGCTCGGTGCATAGCCGATCTTCGCCGTATACGCCTCTGCAACATTCTTCTCGAATGCGGGGATTGCCTCGTCGCGCACAATGCTGACCGTGCAGCCTGCAAAGCCGCCGCCCGTCATGCGCGAGCCGAGCACGCCCTCCTGCTGCCACGCAAGCTCTGCGAGCGTATCCAGCTCCAGCCCCGTCACCTCGTAGTCGTCGCGCAGGGAGACGTGGGAGTCGTTCATCAGCGCACCGAAACGCTTCACATCGTTTTTCTCAAGTGCCTCCACCGCTTCGAGCGTGCGGCGGTTCTCGTAGACCGCATGGCGTGCGCGTCTGCGCTCGACCTCATCCTCGATTACGGCGGCATTCTCATCGAACTCTGCGTTTGTCAGCTCGCCGAGTGACTTGATCGCCTTCACCTTCTGCAGCGCCTTGAGTGCCGCCTCGCTCTGCATCCGACGCTCGTTGTACGCCGAGGTGACGAGGCTGTGCGCCTTGTTTGTATTCGTGATGACGATGCTGCAGCCCTTGAGGTCGAGCTTGCTGTAGCGGTACGCAAGCGTGTTGCAGTCGAGGAGGATTGCACAATCCTTCTTCCCCATTCCAACCGCGAACTGATCCATGATGCCGCAGTTCATGCCGACAAAGATATTTTCCGCCTTCTGCGCGAGCTTCACGAGTTCCACCATGTCGATGCCAAGCCCGAGTTCGTCGTTCAGGATAACTGCCATCAGCACCTCGATGGATGCGGAGGAGGAGAGGCCCGCTCCGTTCGGCAGATTGCCGTAGAACAGAATGTCAAAGCCGTGCGCCGCCGCGTGACCCGCATCCTCCATCATGCGCACAACGCCGATGGGGTAGTTCGCCCAGCCATAGACATCCGTCTTCACCGCGCCGTGCATGGGGAACTCCACCACGCCCTGCTCCGGCAAATTCATCGAGTAGAGCCGCGACACGCCGTCCGTGCGCGGTGCAACGAGCGCATACGTACCGAGCGAGATCGCGCACGGGAAGACATGTCCGCCGTTGTAGTCCGTATGCTC
Encoded proteins:
- a CDS encoding galactokinase encodes the protein MAILDEMNKVFREKFGAADTHAYFSPGRVNLIGEHTDYNGGHVFPCAISLGTYALVAPRTDGVSRLYSMNLPEQGVVEFPMHGAVKTDVYGWANYPIGVVRMMEDAGHAAAHGFDILFYGNLPNGAGLSSSASIEVLMAVILNDELGLGIDMVELVKLAQKAENIFVGMNCGIMDQFAVGMGKKDCAILLDCNTLAYRYSKLDLKGCSIVITNTNKAHSLVTSAYNERRMQSEAALKALQKVKAIKSLGELTNAEFDENAAVIEDEVERRRARHAVYENRRTLEAVEALEKNDVKRFGALMNDSHVSLRDDYEVTGLELDTLAELAWQQEGVLGSRMTGGGFAGCTVSIVRDEAIPAFEKNVAEAYTAKIGYAPSFYVANIADGARRL